A window from Nocardioides mesophilus encodes these proteins:
- a CDS encoding tetratricopeptide repeat protein, which translates to MSLPPFQLPPDHTGDTHPADAYQRAWSLIEGSAPLEAIALLDPVLQDAPEATGLRTLRAWAYFKSAQLRRAEADLHQLVEQSPTDVWARFALGRVLERQSRYAEALPHLRLAAVMSGDAEHEAGVLRVERRLAESSGSLDDLT; encoded by the coding sequence GTGAGCTTGCCACCGTTCCAGCTGCCGCCTGACCACACCGGCGACACCCACCCCGCGGACGCCTACCAGCGCGCCTGGAGCCTGATCGAGGGTTCCGCGCCGCTCGAGGCGATCGCGCTGCTCGACCCCGTGCTGCAGGACGCGCCGGAGGCCACCGGCCTGCGGACCCTGCGCGCCTGGGCCTACTTCAAGAGCGCCCAGCTCCGGCGGGCGGAGGCCGACCTGCACCAGCTGGTCGAGCAGTCCCCGACCGACGTCTGGGCCAGGTTCGCGCTCGGCCGGGTGCTGGAGCGCCAGTCGCGCTACGCCGAGGCACTGCCGCACCTGCGCTTGGCCGCGGTGATGTCCGGCGACGCCGAGCACGAGGCCGGGGTGCTGCGCGTCGAGCGCCGGCTCGCGGAGTCCTCGGGCTCCCTGGACGACCTCACCTGA
- a CDS encoding RNB domain-containing ribonuclease — translation MPRRVVRVLHADGEALRSGIATVQAELGVSPDFPPDVLEAAEKAAQQPRLPELDRTDIPFLTLDPEGARDLDQALHLERDGDGYVVHYAIADVAAFVSPGDPVDLEAHRRGETLYGADSKVPLHPPVLSEGAASLLPDQVRPALLWTIKVDATGEGTDVDVRRALVRSRAQLDYAGVQAQLEAGTADPVFALLKEVGELRQRREAARGGVSLPLPEQDIVVDGSRWTLEFRQMSPVEEWNAQLSLLTGMAGASLMVYARVGLLRTLPPPDPRDVQRLHRTAKALHIDWPAEQLYPDFIRSLDPALPNHAAMVLACTRLLRGSGYVGFDGEVPAQPEHSALASEYAHVTAPLRRLADRYAGEVCVALCAGEEVPEWVLARLRELPDTMQEAARRANAYEKALLNLVEATVLQPYVGSAFDGVIVAVEEKDATQGDVVVAEPAVEARVTGAAALPLGTDVSVRLVEADPGRRTVRFELA, via the coding sequence ATGCCCAGGCGAGTGGTGCGGGTCCTGCACGCGGACGGGGAGGCGCTGCGCAGCGGCATCGCCACCGTCCAGGCGGAGCTCGGGGTCAGTCCCGACTTCCCGCCGGACGTGCTCGAGGCCGCCGAGAAGGCCGCCCAGCAGCCGCGGCTGCCGGAGCTGGACCGGACCGACATCCCGTTCCTCACCCTGGACCCGGAGGGCGCCCGCGACCTCGACCAGGCGCTGCACCTCGAGCGCGACGGCGACGGCTACGTCGTGCACTACGCGATCGCCGACGTGGCCGCGTTCGTCAGCCCCGGCGACCCGGTCGACCTCGAGGCGCACCGGCGCGGCGAGACGCTCTACGGCGCGGACTCCAAGGTGCCGCTGCACCCGCCGGTGCTCTCGGAGGGGGCGGCGTCGCTGCTGCCCGACCAGGTGCGGCCGGCGCTGCTGTGGACGATCAAGGTCGACGCCACCGGCGAGGGCACCGACGTCGACGTACGCCGGGCGCTGGTGCGCAGCCGCGCCCAGCTCGACTACGCCGGCGTGCAGGCCCAGCTCGAGGCCGGCACGGCCGACCCGGTGTTCGCACTGCTGAAGGAGGTCGGCGAGCTGCGGCAGCGGCGCGAGGCCGCCCGCGGCGGGGTGTCGCTGCCGCTGCCCGAGCAGGACATCGTCGTCGACGGCTCGCGCTGGACCCTGGAGTTCCGGCAGATGTCGCCGGTCGAGGAGTGGAACGCCCAGCTGTCGCTGCTCACCGGGATGGCCGGAGCGTCGCTGATGGTCTACGCCCGGGTCGGTCTGCTGAGGACGCTGCCGCCGCCGGACCCGCGCGACGTGCAGCGGCTGCACCGCACCGCGAAGGCGCTGCACATCGACTGGCCGGCCGAGCAGCTCTACCCCGACTTCATCCGGTCGCTGGACCCGGCGCTGCCGAACCACGCCGCGATGGTGCTGGCCTGCACCCGGCTGCTGCGCGGCTCCGGCTACGTCGGCTTCGACGGCGAGGTGCCGGCCCAGCCTGAGCACTCGGCGCTGGCCTCGGAGTACGCCCACGTCACCGCGCCCCTGCGCCGGCTGGCCGACCGCTACGCCGGCGAGGTCTGCGTGGCGCTCTGCGCCGGCGAGGAGGTGCCGGAGTGGGTGCTCGCCCGGCTGCGCGAGCTGCCGGACACCATGCAGGAGGCGGCCCGCCGGGCGAACGCCTACGAGAAGGCGCTGCTGAACCTGGTCGAGGCGACCGTGCTGCAGCCGTACGTCGGCTCGGCGTTCGACGGGGTGATCGTGGCCGTCGAGGAGAAGGACGCGACGCAGGGCGACGTCGTCGTCGCCGAGCCCGCGGTCGAGGCCCGGGTGACCGGGGCGGCCGCGCTGCCGCTGGGCACCGACGTCTCGGTCCGGCTCGTGGAGGCCGACCCCGGCCGCCGTACCGTCCGCTTCGAGCTCGCCTGA
- a CDS encoding bifunctional RNase H/acid phosphatase, whose translation MSGGSAAAHPRVVIEADGGSRGNPGDAAYGAVLFDAATGEAIAERAECIGVATNNVAEYRGLIAGLELYNEHTPEAELEVRMDSKLVVEQMSGRWKIKHPDMKPLAMAASRLAPPATTYTWIPREKNKYADRILNEALDTQAGKPVKRAAPPAAASEQAPPRLGWSGDPGTPTTLILVRHGETEHTREKRFSGHGGDDPGLNADGRAQVRATAEWLAPLAEEIDVVVSSPLRRTRETAEIVAEILGHRAEVEDGLAEAAFGTWDGLTFAEVKDRHPDDLEAWLGGLDVAPTGGGESFQAVDRRVRRTRDRLIAAHPGKTVLAVSHVTPIKILVRLALDAPLESLFRMELAPASVTVISWYADGRASMRMFNARPMETAFLGR comes from the coding sequence ATGTCCGGCGGCAGTGCTGCGGCGCACCCGCGCGTCGTCATCGAGGCCGACGGCGGCTCGCGCGGCAACCCCGGCGACGCCGCCTACGGCGCCGTGCTCTTCGACGCGGCCACCGGCGAGGCGATCGCCGAGCGGGCCGAGTGCATCGGGGTCGCGACCAACAACGTCGCCGAGTACCGCGGCCTGATCGCCGGCCTGGAGCTCTACAACGAGCACACCCCGGAGGCCGAGCTCGAGGTCCGGATGGACTCCAAGCTGGTCGTCGAGCAGATGTCGGGTCGCTGGAAGATCAAGCACCCGGACATGAAGCCGCTGGCGATGGCGGCCAGCCGGCTGGCTCCGCCCGCGACGACGTACACCTGGATCCCGCGGGAGAAGAACAAGTACGCCGACCGGATCCTCAACGAGGCGCTGGACACCCAGGCCGGCAAGCCGGTGAAGCGGGCTGCCCCGCCGGCCGCCGCCTCGGAGCAGGCCCCGCCCCGGCTGGGCTGGAGCGGCGACCCGGGCACGCCGACCACGCTGATCCTGGTCCGGCACGGCGAGACCGAGCACACCCGGGAGAAGCGGTTCAGCGGCCACGGCGGCGACGACCCGGGGCTGAACGCCGACGGCCGCGCGCAGGTGCGCGCCACCGCGGAGTGGCTGGCGCCGCTGGCCGAGGAGATCGACGTCGTGGTCTCCTCGCCGCTGCGCCGCACCCGGGAGACCGCGGAGATCGTCGCCGAGATCCTGGGCCACCGCGCCGAGGTCGAGGACGGTCTGGCCGAGGCCGCCTTCGGCACCTGGGACGGGCTGACCTTCGCCGAGGTCAAGGACCGCCACCCCGACGACCTCGAGGCCTGGCTGGGCGGGCTGGACGTCGCCCCCACCGGCGGCGGCGAGTCGTTCCAGGCCGTCGACCGCAGGGTCCGCCGGACCCGGGACCGGTTGATCGCCGCCCACCCCGGCAAGACCGTGCTGGCCGTCTCGCACGTCACGCCGATCAAGATCCTCGTCCGGCTCGCGCTGGACGCACCGCTCGAGTCGTTGTTCCGGATGGAGCTCGCTCCGGCGTCGGTGACCGTCATCTCCTGGTACGCCGACGGTCGCGCCTCGATGCGGATGTTCAACGCCCGCCCGATGGAGACCGCCTTCCTAGGAAGATGA
- a CDS encoding M3 family metallopeptidase, translated as MRPLDLPGSPDGWLRLLSERCDDQLDDVRRTRELIASGPADPDTTLERWNDIATGLLNATTAAGLLSQAHPEQAVRERAELAEQAASTLSSEIRLDRRVYDALAAVDPDGLDPTARRMLEMTLRDFRRAGVDLDEQTRDRLQELTDRETALSQAYERTVNDDVRTVTLRPHQLDGLPADYLEGHPAEPDGAVVLTTDYPDVFPVRTFARDPEARRAVLAEFDRRGWPANEQVLHELLRIRAERARLLGYPDWPDYDAEVKMIGSGTAIAAFIDRLDAAVQPAARAEVEQLRARQLDDQPDAAEFAWSDLGFYVEAVRRERFGVDAEQVRGYFDFAAVHRGLLEVTGRLFGLEYVAVEEPAWHAEVTTYDVLDARDGGRLVGRIHLDLHPRAGKFKHAAHFPLVKGLAGRQLPQSALLCNLPRGLMGHDDVVTLFHEFGHLIHALLGGGQQWARFSGVATERDFIEAPSQMLEEWAWDHRVLSGFARGSDGEPIPADLVERMRAAQAFGRASMLSVQVAYTAMSYGLHADVPDDLSAYVEGLLERYLPFAQLPDTYKHASFGHLADPGYSSAYYTYLWSLVLAKDLFSGFDHSDLFDAEIARRYRDRVLAPGGSVAAADLVEGFLGRPTSTDAFDRWLAGS; from the coding sequence GTGCGCCCCCTCGACCTCCCCGGCTCCCCCGACGGCTGGCTGCGGCTGCTCAGCGAGCGCTGCGACGACCAGCTCGACGACGTACGACGGACCCGGGAGCTGATCGCCTCCGGCCCGGCCGACCCGGACACCACCCTGGAGCGCTGGAACGACATCGCGACCGGGCTGCTGAACGCCACCACGGCGGCCGGCCTGCTCTCGCAGGCGCATCCGGAGCAGGCGGTGCGCGAGCGCGCCGAGCTGGCCGAGCAGGCCGCCTCGACGCTCTCCAGCGAGATCCGGCTGGACCGCCGGGTCTACGACGCGCTGGCCGCCGTCGACCCCGACGGTCTCGACCCGACCGCACGCCGGATGCTCGAGATGACGCTGCGGGACTTCCGGCGGGCCGGGGTCGACCTCGACGAGCAGACCCGGGACCGGCTGCAGGAGCTGACCGACCGGGAGACCGCGCTGAGCCAGGCCTACGAGCGCACGGTGAACGACGACGTCCGCACCGTGACCCTGCGACCGCACCAGCTCGACGGGCTGCCCGCCGACTACCTCGAGGGGCACCCCGCCGAGCCCGACGGCGCCGTGGTGCTCACCACCGACTACCCCGACGTCTTCCCGGTGCGGACCTTCGCCCGCGACCCGGAGGCCCGGCGGGCGGTGCTCGCCGAGTTCGACCGGCGCGGGTGGCCCGCCAACGAGCAGGTGCTGCACGAGCTCCTCCGGATCCGCGCCGAGCGGGCCCGGCTGCTCGGCTACCCGGACTGGCCGGACTACGACGCCGAGGTCAAGATGATCGGCTCGGGCACGGCGATCGCTGCCTTCATCGACCGGCTCGACGCCGCGGTGCAGCCGGCCGCGCGCGCCGAGGTCGAGCAGCTGCGGGCCCGTCAGCTGGACGACCAGCCCGACGCCGCCGAGTTCGCCTGGTCCGACCTCGGCTTCTACGTCGAGGCGGTGCGCCGCGAGCGGTTCGGCGTGGACGCCGAGCAGGTCCGCGGCTACTTCGACTTCGCCGCGGTGCACCGGGGGCTGCTCGAGGTCACCGGACGCCTGTTCGGCCTGGAGTACGTCGCGGTCGAGGAGCCTGCCTGGCACGCCGAGGTGACGACGTACGACGTGCTCGACGCCCGCGACGGAGGCCGGCTGGTCGGCCGGATCCACCTCGACCTGCACCCGCGGGCCGGGAAGTTCAAGCACGCCGCGCACTTCCCGCTGGTCAAGGGCCTGGCCGGGCGGCAGCTGCCGCAGAGCGCGTTGCTGTGCAACCTGCCCCGCGGCCTGATGGGCCACGACGACGTGGTGACGCTGTTCCACGAGTTCGGGCACCTGATCCATGCCCTGCTCGGCGGCGGCCAGCAGTGGGCCCGCTTCTCCGGGGTGGCGACCGAGCGCGACTTCATCGAGGCGCCCTCGCAGATGCTCGAGGAGTGGGCCTGGGACCACCGGGTGCTCAGCGGGTTCGCCCGCGGCTCCGACGGCGAGCCGATCCCCGCGGACCTGGTGGAGCGGATGCGGGCCGCGCAGGCGTTCGGCCGGGCCAGCATGCTGTCGGTCCAGGTGGCCTACACAGCGATGTCCTACGGCCTGCACGCCGACGTCCCCGACGACCTGTCGGCCTACGTCGAGGGGCTCCTGGAGCGCTACCTGCCCTTCGCGCAGCTTCCGGACACCTACAAGCACGCCTCGTTCGGCCACCTGGCCGACCCCGGCTACTCCTCGGCGTACTACACCTACCTGTGGAGCCTCGTGCTGGCCAAGGACCTGTTCTCCGGCTTCGACCACTCCGACCTCTTCGACGCCGAGATCGCCCGCCGCTACCGGGACCGGGTGCTGGCGCCGGGCGGCAGCGTCGCCGCCGCCGACCTGGTGGAGGGGTTCCTGGGCCGGCCGACCAGCACCGACGCGTTCGACCGCTGGCTCGCAGGCTCCTGA
- the yaaA gene encoding peroxide stress protein YaaA, with protein sequence MLILLPPSEGKTAPRRGLPLELSALSLPVLTAPRSTVLETLVALCRDQPERAAQVLGLGSTQADEVRRDAALPGAPTARADRVYSGVLYEALDLPSLQGAAKRRATSWLAVTSGLFGLVRPGDRIPAYRLSGDVTLPGVGPVATWWNRHLSPAVLEAAGSGLVVDLRSSTYASFWRPDADTAGRVVTLRVLHEVDGSRKVVSHFNKATKGRIVRALLEDGTAARTPRRFAEQLRDLGWTVEEGPAGKAGTRLDVVVAEL encoded by the coding sequence GTGCTGATCCTGCTGCCGCCCTCGGAGGGCAAGACCGCGCCCCGCCGGGGCCTGCCCCTGGAGCTCTCCGCGCTGTCGCTGCCGGTGCTCACCGCCCCCCGGAGCACCGTCCTCGAGACACTGGTGGCGCTGTGCCGCGACCAGCCCGAGCGGGCGGCCCAGGTGCTCGGCCTGGGCAGCACCCAGGCCGACGAGGTGCGCCGCGACGCGGCACTGCCCGGGGCGCCGACGGCACGGGCCGACCGGGTCTACTCCGGCGTCCTCTACGAGGCGCTGGACCTGCCGTCGCTGCAGGGTGCGGCGAAGCGGCGCGCGACCTCCTGGCTCGCGGTCACCTCGGGGCTGTTCGGGCTGGTCCGCCCGGGCGACCGGATCCCGGCGTACCGGCTCTCCGGCGACGTGACGCTGCCCGGCGTCGGCCCGGTGGCGACCTGGTGGAACCGGCACCTCTCCCCCGCGGTGCTGGAGGCGGCCGGCAGCGGGCTCGTCGTCGACCTCCGCTCGTCGACGTACGCCTCGTTCTGGCGGCCCGACGCCGACACCGCCGGGCGCGTGGTGACGCTGCGGGTGCTGCACGAGGTGGACGGCAGCCGCAAGGTCGTCTCCCACTTCAACAAGGCCACCAAGGGCCGGATCGTGCGGGCGCTGCTGGAGGACGGTACGGCGGCGCGCACGCCGCGCCGGTTCGCCGAGCAGCTGCGCGACCTCGGCTGGACGGTCGAGGAGGGGCCGGCCGGGAAGGCCGGCACCCGCCTCGACGTGGTCGTCGCCGAGCTCTGA
- a CDS encoding peptidylprolyl isomerase, protein MPSSRTTTPSRPARGNRGLVIAVAALAVLLVIGGLVLAAALTGDDAGSATETGGAAALPSIPPGQCIDPPSPPALPQQFDTAPDPSLAQDSVWTATLSTSCGPIVVELYGDKAPQTVSSFLFLADKGYWDDSACHRLTDSGIFVLQCGDPTGTGSGDPGYGYGVENAPADGSYPRGTLAMARTTDPASNGGQFFIVYQDSQIPDPTGYSIFGRVVEGMDIVDRIAKAGVDPADGTAPLQPISILDVSVEKKG, encoded by the coding sequence ATGCCCTCCTCACGCACCACCACTCCCTCCCGGCCTGCCCGCGGCAACCGCGGCCTGGTGATCGCCGTCGCCGCCCTCGCGGTGCTGCTGGTGATCGGCGGGCTGGTGCTCGCCGCCGCCCTCACCGGCGACGACGCGGGCTCGGCGACCGAGACCGGCGGCGCCGCGGCGCTGCCCTCGATCCCGCCCGGGCAGTGCATCGACCCGCCGTCGCCGCCGGCCTTGCCGCAGCAGTTCGACACCGCGCCGGACCCCTCGCTCGCGCAGGACAGCGTGTGGACCGCGACGCTGTCGACCAGCTGCGGCCCGATCGTCGTCGAGCTCTACGGCGACAAGGCCCCGCAGACCGTGTCCTCGTTCCTGTTCCTGGCCGACAAGGGCTACTGGGACGACAGCGCCTGCCACCGGCTGACCGACTCGGGCATCTTCGTGCTCCAGTGCGGCGACCCGACCGGCACCGGCTCGGGCGACCCCGGCTACGGCTACGGCGTCGAGAACGCCCCCGCCGACGGCAGCTACCCGCGCGGCACGCTGGCGATGGCGCGGACCACCGACCCGGCCTCCAACGGCGGCCAGTTCTTCATCGTCTACCAGGACTCGCAGATCCCCGACCCGACCGGCTACTCGATCTTCGGCCGCGTGGTGGAGGGCATGGACATCGTCGACCGGATCGCGAAGGCCGGCGTCGACCCGGCCGACGGGACCGCGCCGCTGCAGCCGATCAGCATCCTCGACGTCAGCGTCGAGAAGAAGGGCTGA